From the Candidatus Binataceae bacterium genome, the window GGACGTCGGCGTAGAGATAACGCACCTTGTTCCAGTCGCGCTGCTTGCGCCGGTCAAGTTCGCCGCCGTAGGCGTCCTGCACCGCGAGCTCGTGCGGGATGAAACGCAGGCGCACGCGATGGGTCTGTTCGAGCCCGTACGTGGGCTCCATCGCGAGGTACGTGAACGGGCTTTTGAAATCGTAATAGAGCTTGATTGTTTCGAGCACTTCGGCCATGGGAGTCACCGCCCTAAGTGGATAGCCTAAAAGCGCGCAGCGCAAAAGCGCACGGCGGCTCACCACCAAAAGGCGACTACCAAGCCGGCAGGCATTGGGTCGCGGCGCGCACGCCGCGCGCCTGCGGCCGTCACGGGAAACACACCCTTGGCGGCGGGTACAGCCGGCTGCGGCATCGGGAAGATTCGAAAGCGCCACGGATGCTCCTCGTGCCGGCGATGGAGATGGAGAAACAGCTCGGTTGTGCCGACGCCGAGCAGCGCCGCGCCGACGACGTCGGAGAACCAGTGTGCGTCGTGGCCCATCCGGCCGAAGCCGTCTAGCAGCGCGAGTGAGTAGGCGGGTAGGGCAACGTACCAGCGATTGTCGTAGTACTCGCTGACTCCGCACGCCAGCGCAAACAGCGGGGCAACGTCGCCCGAGACGAACGTCTGTCCTCCATGGAAGAAGGCGTCGTGGTCGTGATGGTCCTGCGAGGGGCGCAGACGGCCGAAGGCGGCCTTGATTCCGATGTCGAGCAGGACAGCGATGCCCGCGCCTTCGCCCGCGGTCAGCGCGTACTGGCGCGCCCGCGCTTCGCCGGCGTAAAGCCCGTAGCCGTAGAGCAGGGCGGTTGCCGCGCCGACCGAGCCGTAGCTGATATTTTCCAGCGTGCTGGCGGTGCTCGACGACATGTTGTGCAGATGGCGGCGCATCGTCTGGTCCAGCGCAAACGAGCCCCCGAAGGCTGCGCCAGCGCCGCCGAGCACCAGGTAGAAGCGCGGATTGGCAAGCAGCGCAGCGGCGGCGTCGAGATCGAGCGGCGCGGTCACAATGTCTTCGCCATCGGCCTCAAGGTTGTTGGCGACGTATTTGAAGTCCGAGACGAGCGAGTCGCCGACGCCTTGCCAGCCTGAGTTGGCGGCCCAGGGGGGCTGGGACGATCCGACGATCATGGTCAGCACAAGCGCCGCGAGGGCGGCGCGCACGGAGGCCGGCGATACCCGCGACTTCATCGGGGACCCTCCTCGCGCGCAAGAGAAGTGGCAGCGCGGAGCGCGCTTTAGCAGCGACGACTCGATAAGAGCGCAAAATGGCGGGATTTGCGAGCACTCCTCGGCAGCTTGCGGCGCCTGAACGCGCGGTTCTATTGTCAGGCAGCTTTCGTGTTTCCAGGAGAAAAGCCTCGATGGCGAAACTCAAAACCAGCGTGAACAAGTCGCGATGTATCGCGAGCGGCGACTGCGTCGAGACCGCGCCCGGCGTCTTCCGCCTCGATGAAGAGGGCAAATCCGAGGTTTACAACCAGACCGGCGCGTCCGACGGTGTGATCGTGGCGGCGGCCCGTGGGTGCCCGGCCAAGGCGATAACCGTGGTCGACGAAGAAACGGGGACGCAGCTATTCCCGCCGCCAAAAAAGTAGGTGCGCGCCGCCGCCGCGCTCCCGGCGAGCTTTACGTCGCGCAGACCGAGGACCTCGAATCAGTGGCCGCCTTGGTCTCCGCCGTCGGCGAGCGTGGCGAGATTATCGCCAACGGCTGCGATGGGCCCGGGATGTGTTGGTTAGGCGCGTGGCTGGACGCGCGGATGGTGGGCGTGGCCGGAATAGAAACGATGGTCGATGCGGCGGTGCTTCATTCGCTCGCGGTGGTCGAGACGATGCGCGGGCGGGCAATAGGCGCGGCGCTGGTCGGCGCCGCGCGCAAGGCCGCTCATACGCGGGGCGCGCGCCGCCTCTACGCCGTCGCTGGCCACAACGCCGTCAGTTACCTGCTGCGGTTCGGCTTCGAGCGAACGGCGTCGAGTGACATGCTCGACGAGCTCGCCGGCACCGCCGTCGCCGCCTATTTCGACGCTTGTCCCCAGGCGCTCGCCCGTCTCGCGGTGTTGCGCCTCGATATCTCGCGCGACGGCGTGATCGAGCGCTGAATGCGCCCGCCCGTCAATCAGCAAACAGCCGCTCGTAGGAACGCTCGGAGCGGAACTCGACCGCGGCCGGGTCGTTCGGCTGCTCCTCGCTCGGCCCGAGGTCGAGAATCATGCATTTGACTGAGCCGCCGCCCTTGGCCAGGAACTCGCTTACGTCAACCATGATTGGCTCGACGCCGCGTTCCCTTACGCGCGCGGCCAGCGCCTCGCTCACCCCTTGCGGCATGAACAGGTACAGCCTGCCCTCGTAGTCGACCTGGAAGGAGTTGGCCGCGTATAGTTCAGCATCGCGCTGCGACAGCTCGATCAGGTTGGCGCTGAATTCGGCGCGCAGCCGCTCCCGCGACGCTGGCGCGAGCCCCTCTATGTAGGCGAGCAGGAACTCGCGCTGAGGGCCGAACGAGCACAGCACGGTATCGCCGTGGTAATGCGCCTCGCGACATAGCTCCAGCGCGAGTATCGGCCGTTCGCCCGCGATCTGGCTGAGCTCGTCCAGCGCGGCGTATTCGGAACGGAAGCCGTAGATGCGCCGCCAGGGCGGGATGCCGATGCGCGGGACGAAGCGCTGGCGCTCGATCCGCCCGTAGGTGAAGAGCATGAAGCGGCCAGCAGGGAAAAAGTCGGCTTCGCCTTCGAAGCGCGCCGCCACGTTGGCGCATCGATAGCCCATCCGCTCAAGGAACCGGCGATAGACCTCGCGCTCGCGCGCCCGCGTCGGCAGGAGGTGGGCGAGATGGAACGTCTTGGCCTCGGACGGTGCGCCGCTCAGCGGATAGAGAAAGCCCGCGTTAGCGGGATAGACGAGGCCGCTCAGCCCCTCGTGCGGCTCGATCACGCAGACTTCGGTTCCGCGTCCGATTAGCGCGCGAGCCAAGCCGTGCCATTGCCGGCGTGCCAGGTCAGGGTTGACCGACTTTTTCAGACCAAGCGCATTGCGCGTATGAGGGTTAGCGCCGCCGAGGACCGAGAAAAAGGTCGGGTCGCCCATCAGGATGGTTCTCGGCATCGCCTCGGGCTCCTCTCTGGACCGAAGCAGTTCCCTCCCCTTGTCCAAGGAGTGGGTTAGCGACGGATCACGCGCTCACGAATCAAGGCGGCGGCTTCTATTTGCGATCGATCTCAGTCAGCAACTCGATCTGCGGACGCCCGTCGAGCAGGTTGGCGATCCGCGCGCCCATCTCCTTCATGTGATCGGTTTTGCGATGGGCGTCGAAGGCGGCTTGGTCGGCGTAGGTCTCGAACCACACGAACATGGTTGGGTCCTGGTTGGACCTGTGCAAGATATAGGCCTGGCATCCCGGCTCCGCCGCGCGCACCTTCTTGATCATGTCGCGGAAGGCCGCTTCGAGTTCGCCTTCGCATCCGGCTTTGGCCTTGATCTTGGCAATCAGTGAAACCGACATCGTTTTCTCCTTGATTCGAGAATAAAGCGACGCACTCGCGGCGAAACAGCGCTCGGCACGCCGGGAACCGCTCCATGCCCGTCATAGTTGGGGACCGACGCTTTTTCAAGCCGAAGCGGCGCTGCGCCGAGCGCCAAGCACTTTGCGCTCGGCCGCGGCTTCGCGCAAAATCGGATGGCCGGCTTCGCTTGGCCGGCGGAGCCAACGACGATGATCGGGTTCGAGCTTACCGACGAGCAGCGCGACCTGCGCCGGCTGGCGCGCCAATTCGCCGAGCGCGAAATGATCCCGCGCGCTCGCGAGTACGACGAAAAGGAAATCTTTCCGCACGACGTATGCGAGGCCGCCTTTAGGGCCGGCCTGATGAACCTCGCGGTGCCGCGCGAGAACGGCGGCCCCGGCCTCGGGATCCTCGACGGCTGCGTCATCATCGAAGAGCTCAACTACGGATGCGCCGGGATGGCCAACGCGGTCGGCGCCAACGAACTGGCGACGCTGCCACTGGTCGTTGCCGCCAACACCGAACAGAAGCAGACCTACCTCGGCCGTCTGGTCAAGGAACTGACCTTCTGCGCGTTCGCGATTACCGAGCCCGGTGCGGGCTCCGACGTGGCCTCGATGAGCACGACGTATCGCCGCGAGGGCGACGCCTTCGTGCTCAACGGCACCAAGCACTTCATCTCAAACGGCTCGGTGGCGGACTGGTACGTGACGTTCGCGACCTCGGACAAACGGCTACGCCACAAGGGCATTTCGTGCTTCGTGTTTCCCGCCGATTTGCCCGGGATCACGCGGCGGCGGATGCACGGCAAGCTCGGCCAGCGCGCCGCCGACACCGGCGAGATCGTCTATGACGAGGTGCGCATCCCGGCCAGTGCGCTGGTCGGCCGAGAGGGGGAGGGCTTCAAGTACGCGATGGCGACTTTCGATCGCAGCCGACCCGAGATCGGCGCGATCGCGACCGGCATCGCTCAGCGCGCGCTCGACGAGTGCGTCAGGTACTCGCAGCAGCGCCAGGCGTTCGGCCAGCCGATCGCGAAGTTCCAGGCGATCCAGTTCATGATGGCCGACATGGCGGTGGCGGTCGAAGCGATGCGGCTGCTGACTTACAAGGCCGCGTGGCTGGTCGATCGCGGGGAGAGCCCCAACGTGGTTTCGAGCTACGCCAAGCTGTTCAGCGCCGACGCCTGCATGAAGGTTACCACCGACGCGGTGCAGCTCTTCGGCGGCTACGGCTACATGAACGAATACCCGGTGCAGAAGCTGATGCGCGACGCCAAGCTGCTGCAAATCTACGAGGGCACCTCGCAGATCCAGCGCGTGGTGATCTCGCGCCATCTGCTCAAGGAGTAGCGCCGAGCGCCGGCCGTTCGTGCGGCAGCGATCTCAGTCGCCGTCGGCGGCTGCCGGCCGCAGCAGCGCGCGGCCGATCCGCGCCGACAGGCCGCGCGGCGCGAGCTTGCTCGCGATCGCAAGCGCGCTGTTGAACGCTCCCGCGACGCATATCGACTGCCCGCCGGCCGCGGCCGCGATCGCCTGCTCCACCACCCGTCTGGCATCGGTCCACAGAAAAGACGGGAAGCGCGCGCGCTCGTTGTTGGCCACCTTTTGGAACTCCGTGCGCACTGGCCCCGGGCAGAGCGCCATCACGGTCACGCCGGTTCCGGCCAGCTCCGCCGCCAGCGCCTCGCTGAAGCTGAGCACGAAGGCCTTGGTTGCTCCGTAGGTCGCCATGTACGGCGTCGCCTGGAAAGCCGCGGTCGAGGCGACGTTGATAATCGTGCCGCGCCGCCGTTCGACCATCGCGGGCACGAACAGCCGCGTCATCGCGACCACGGCGGTCACGTTGAGGTCGATCTCCTCGAGCTCGCGCGTGAAGTCGAGGCGATGGAATCTGCCGGTGGTGCCGAAGCCGGCGTTGTTAACCAGGTAATCGACCTGCACGCCGTCGCTTTTGAGGCGCCCGTGAATCGCGCCCGGCGCCTGGCGCTCGGCAAGATCCGCGCGGACCGTATGCACGGAGCCGGCGCCGAGGCTGCGCGCGTGGCCGGCGACCGCCGCCAGGCGATCCTCGCGCCGCGCCACCAGCACCAGGTCGTAATGCTCGCGGCCGAGCGCGTAGGCGAATTGCTCGCCGAGGCCGCTCGAGGCTCCGGTAACGAGCGCGGTTGGCAACGTCTTCCCTCCGTCTCCCCTGAAATGACGCTCCCCGGCGCGATAGTATTGCGCGCGCGTTGCGCTGTCGAGCCGCCGGGCCGCGCCCGCGACTTTGGGGCTGCGGCGAGCCCGAGTCTAGGCTGAAGCGAGGCCGAGTTCCTTGCGAAAGTGTTCGATGGTCAGCCGCAGCCCCTCGCGCAGCGGCGTCTCGGGAGCCCATCCAAGGCGCGCCTTGGCCAGCGAGATGTCCGGACGGCGGCGGGTGGGATCGTCGGGTGGCGCGGGATGGAACGTCAGGCGCGAGCGGCTGCGCGCCAGTTCGATAACCAGCGAGGCGAGTTCAAGGATCGTGAACTCGTCGGGGTTGCCGATATTGACCGGGCCGATAAAGCCCTCGGTGTCCATCATCCGCACAATCGCCTCGATGATGTCATCGACGTAGGCGAACGAGCGCGTCTGTTTGCCGTCGCCGTAGATCGGCAGGTCCTCGCCGCGCAGGGCCGCCACGCACAGGTTCGACACCACCCGCCCGTCATTGACCGCCATCCGCGGCCCGTAGGTGTTGAAGATGCGCACGATGCGGATGTCGACGTTGTTCTGGCGATGGTAGTCCATCATCAGGCACTCGGCCGCGCGCTTGCCTTCGTCGTAGCACGAGCGCACGCCGATCGGATTGACGTGGCCCCAGTAGCTCTCGGTCTGCGGATGCTGCTCGGGATCGCCGTAAACCTCGCTGGTCGAGGTCAGCAGGATACGCGCGCGCACGCGCTTGGCCAGCCCCAGCATGTTGATCGTGCCCATCACGCTGGTCTTCAGCGTCTTGACCGGATTGTACTGGTAATGGACCGGCGAGGCGGGGCAGGCAAGGTGGAAGATGCGATCGACCTCGAGCAGGATCGGCTCGACCACGTCGTGGCGGATGACCTCGAAGGCGGGGTTGCTCTTGAGATGCTGGATGTTGGCGCGTTTGCCGCTGAAAAGATTGTCCAGGCAGATGACCTCGTGCCCGTCGCGCAGCAGCCGCTCGCACAGATGCGATCCCAGAAATCCCGCGCCGCCCGTCACCAGTGCTCGCACGTTGGTTCTCCTTGGATGGAGATTTTACAGGGATTAGGCGCACCCGCGGAAGGCGGCCTTCGCCGCCTTGGGTTAAGGTGCAGCCCGCCTAGCGACGGTTCTCGCGCGCCAGCGCGAGTACGCTTTCGATCACGTAAGCGACGTCCTCGTCGCTCATTGCGGGAAAAATCGGCAGCGACAGGCATCGGCTGTACACGTCCTCGGCGATCGGGAAATCGCCGGTCCGGTAGCCATAGCGCTGCTGGTAGAAGTGCATCGTGTTGAGCGGGATGCAGTGGACCGAAGTGCCGATGCCGCGCTCGCGCAGCATCTCGACAAACTGCGCTCGCCCGACCTTGAGCTGCTCGGGGCGCAGGCGCAGCACGTAGAGATGCCACGCGTGCTGGATTCCCGGCTCCGCGTAAGGTGTCTGGAGCGCGGGCTCGGCGCGGAACGCCTCGCTGTAGGCGCGCGCTATCGCGGCGCGCCGGCGCATGAATTCATCGGCGCGGGCGAGCTGAGCAAGCCCTATCGCGGCGTGCACGTCGGAAAGATTGTACTTGAAGCCGGTGTCGTGAATTTCGTAGTACCACGAGCCGCTGCGGTCGTAGCGCTTCCACGCGTCGCGGTTCATCCCGTGCAGGCTGGCGACCGCGATTCGCTCGGCGAGGGCGTCGTCCTCGGTCGTGATCATCCCGCCCTCGGCGCTGGTGATGTTCTTGGTCGCGTAGAAGCTGAAGCAGGTCAGCTCGCCGATGGTTCCGATCCGCGCCATCCCGCGGCCCTCGAGATGGCGCGCCGAGCCCACCGCGTGCGCCGCGTCCTCGACGATCTTGAGGCCGTGGCGGCGCGCGATCGCAAGCAGGCGGTCCATCTCGCAGGCCTGGCCGGCGAAATGTACCGGCAGGATCGCGCGCACGCGGCCGTAACGCCCGCTTTCCAGCGCCTCTTCGATGCGCGCCGGGCTGATGTTGAAAGTGCCGGGGTCGATATCGACGAACACCGGCCGCGCTCCCAGATAGCCGATCACCTCGGCGGTCGCGGTGAAGGTAAAGGGCGTCGTGATGACCTCGTCGCCGGGACCGATGCCGAGCGCGAACAGCGCAAGGTGCAGCGCGCCGGTGCAATGGGCGACGGCCAGCGCGTGGCGCGCGCCAACGTAGGCCGCGAACTCGCGCTCGAAGCGCTTGGCTTTGGGCCCGGTGGTGATCCATCCCGAGCGCAACGCGTCGAGCACCTCGCGCTCCTCGGCCTCGCCGATCGAAGGGCGATGAAAGGGCACTTGGCGCACCGGCTGGCTCATTCGCGCCGCCCCATCGCGGCCGCCACGGCGGCGCGCGGGCCATGCAGCGGAAAGTCGCGGGACTGAAGAGCGATCATGGCGAGCGCGTTTCGGGCGCAGTATATAGAATCGTTTCCGAGCGCGGCAAGCTGATGGACTTTGGCGATCGGCGGCGGGGTGTGTGCGCGGCAGTGGCGCTGGTCGCGGGATGGTACGCCTTCGTTTGGATGGTAGCGCGTCCGCTGAGCGACGCGCCGGTGGTCGATAGTTGGATTTACCAGCATGCGGTCCGCGCACTTGCGGAAACCGGACGCCTGCGCTTTGGCGGATACACGCAGGCGATGCCAGTCGGGCAGACGCTTTACGGCCTGGCGTGGAGCAGGCTGTTCGGCCCAAGCGCACCGTCGCTGGATCTGTCGGTCGCGCTTCTCGGGATCGCCGGCGCGCTGATGCTTTACGTGCTTGCGCGGCGCTGCGGCGCTCGGCCGGAGACCGCGCTGCTCGCAACCGGCCTTCTGATCTGCAATCCCTGCTACCTGTTTCTCAGCTTTTCGTTCATGACCGAGGTGCCGTTTCTGGCGCCGCTGCTCGGATGCCATCTTGCGTTCGCCTGCGCCGAGGGAAGTCGACACGAGCAGCGATGGCTGTGGCTGGCCGCGACGCTCGCCATCGTGGCCTTCGCCGTTCGGCCATTCGGCGGCGCGGCTCTGATAGGATGCGCGGCCGCGCTCGTGCTCTACGAGCGCGAGCTGTGGCGCCGGGCGCACCGCGCGCTGCCGCGCCTTGTCAGGCGGTTGGCGCCGTTCGCGTTTGCGTCGATCGCCTGCGCAGCGTTCTGGATTGGTCTCGTCCACGCGATGCGCCCGTGGAACTTGGCCGACAGTGAGGCGCGCTCGCTGAACGCGTTTTTCCTCGTACCGGCGCCGCGTTACCTCAAGTTGTGGCTGTTGTGGCCGCTGCTCTACCTCGGGCTCGTGCTGGCGCCGCTCGCGCTGGTGCAGGCAGCGCTGCGCTGGCGGCGCGCGCTCGTGATCGCTTCGGCGGTGCTCGCCGCGGCCATCGTGATAACGGCGTTCGAGGACCATTTCGTGTGGAGCACGCCGGATTGCCGATGCTTTGGGGGATGGCCGGGGGCGCTGACGCTGCACGGGATGCCGCGGCGGCTGCGTTGGGATGATTTCGGCACCGGCGCCGGATGGACCGTCGCCGTGCTGGCGAGCCTTGGCGCGTCGGGGCTGTGCGTCAGCGCCGCCGAAGCGATACCGCGGATGAGTCGCGGCGCGGCGGCGCTCATGCTGACCGCCGCGGTGTATTGGCTGGCCACGCTGCCGCTGTGGTTCTTCGCCGATCGCTACTATCTCGTGATGGTGCCCGCGGGATGTGTGCTGCTCGCGTTGGCGCCGCTGCCGCGCGGGCGTTCTCCCGTCGCAACGGCGGCGATCATGACCGCAATGATGGGTCTGCTGTCGCTCGGCGGCCTATACGCCTATCAGCGCGGCGCGCAGGCTGTGCTCGCAGCGCGCGACGCGCTGCTCGCAAGCGGAGTCCCGCGCGCCGGGATTGACGCCGGCTACTCGCTAAACGGCCAGGATCTCTATCGCTACCCGCGCGACAGGCCCGACACGCTCGCCGACGAGCGCGGTATCCCGATGGTCACCACGACGAAGCTCTCGCCGTACACGATAGCCGCCGTGCCGGGCGCCGGCACCGAGATCGTCCGCCGCCTTTCGTGGCCGGGCTCGTTGGGTTTCGGCGCGCGCCCACTCTACGTGCTGCGCCTGCGAACGTCGCATACGGGTTCGGACAGCACGGCCGCGAAGGCGCCGTCACACTGATGTCTGTCGGGACGAAGCGGCGCGCGGGCGCTACTCGATTGGCAGCGCGCCTGAGGGTACCTGGACCCATCCGCGAGTTTCGTCCTCGGCGGGCGGCTTAGCGGCTGACGGTGCGGGCGGGTTCACGTCGGGGGCGTTGCCGATCGCACGGCCGAACCCGTTACCGGGCTGGGCGTCAGCACCGTCGGCGTCAACGTCGCCGAAGCGCGCGACCCTTCCGCTGTCAGCCGCGGCGGCTTCGTGCGCAGGCGCAATCGACGTAGGCGGAATCACGGCGTGCTCAGCCTTGGGCGCAACGACTGCCCCGCTCGCACTCGATGCCGCGGCCGCACGCGCCGTGCTTTTGGCCGGTACATTTTCGTCAGGCCTGGCGCCGTCGCTCGCCGTATCGGCTGCCGTGCCCGATTCGCCCGCGTCCACGCCAGAATCCGCGTCAGGCGCACTGGCTACGCTGCCCGGCGGCGGCAGCGGGATTGAACTGGCGACCGTTGCCGGTACCGGAGCTATCGGAGGTTCCGGACCGGGCATCACGTAGGTCGGGACGCCCGTTTTTTCTTCGATCGCCTTCTCCAGCTTGAGCGTGTCGATGTAGCCGAGCAGGTTCTGACGGCGCGCTTCGCTGACTGCGTAGCGCCACAGCCCGGGATACATCCCGTAGAGATCTTCGTGGACCTCGACGTACAACACCCCACCGTGCCATCCGAACTTGACCGGCTGGTAGACGATGCGGCCGGTCGTCCCCACCGGCACCATGTGCCACAGGCGGTCGATCGCTTCGGGCGACAGCCGGATGCATCCATGGCTGACCTCCATCCCGACGCCCCACGGATTGTTGGTGCCGTGAATCGCGTACTCGGGCAGGTTGAGGTCGAGCCGCCAATGGCCTTCGGGGTTGTCAGGGTCGCCGCCCGGAATCATGTGCTCGGCGTAGCCGTCGCGTTCGAGGTGTTCCTCGTAGATGTCCTGCGGCACGATCCATGGCGGGTCGTGCTCCTTTGCGGTTACGCGGAAGCTCTTTCCGACCGGTGTCCGCCAGTCGTAGCGTCCCAGGCCCACCGGGAAGGTATAGACCACGCGAGCGCCGCTGTAGCTCGCGTTCAGCACATGATTTTTGGCATGCGCGTGTTTGCTGCGAGCGCCCTCGAGCTTTGCGCGCGTCAGTTTGGCCCGGCCGCGCGAATGCGCCACTGCCGGCGGGTAGTAGTAGTATAGCCGCAGCTCAGGCACGTTGATCACGATTCCGGCCCGCGGCCCGCTGGGCAGGATGTGCTCGGTCGGCAGGACGATGGTTTTGCCGGCGGGTGGCGTCCACCAGTCGATATGGTCGTTGGCGTCGGAGATCTCACGCGCGCTGACGCCGAACCAACGCCCGATGTCGAGCAGCGTGTCGCCCTTGCGAATCGTGTAGCTCTGGAGCGCGCCGATCATTTCGTCGCGCCCGGTCGGAATCGGGTAGGCGACTACTGGCCGGCGTGCGAAATCATCTTCGCTCCAGCCGCGCGCGATTTGCGGCGCCGCAACGAGGGCGGCAACCAAGCCCAGCGCCGCACTCCACCCCAGAAACCGTGCTACTGCCTGATGCATGGATTGCTCCGCCCCGGCCCGCCGTCACTCCCCCAGCCCGCGTCGTGCGGCTGCCCAAAAATGATATGGCAAGGCCGATCACTCGGCAACCGGCCTCAAATTGGCGAACTTAAGCACCAGCAGCTTCGTCCCGCTGCGTTCGAAATGCACCCACGCCTTGGCCGCCGCGCCACGTCCTTCGCGCCGGCGCACCACGCCGCGCCCGAAGGTCTGATGGACGACACGGGCGCCGATCGGAAAGCCGTCGGTTCCGTCGGCCGCAGTTTCCTCGTCCTCTCCTAGCTGACTTGTGCTGTAGTCGATATAAGTGCCCACGCCCGGACGGCGCAGTGGCGCGCCCGCACGTTCGGGCGCAATTCGGTTGACAAGCGCAGGGTCGATCTCGCCGAGGAAGCGCGAGGGGCGCGACTCGCTGCGCTGGCCGTACAACTCGCGGCTCAGCGTGTTGGTCAGGTACAAGAGCCGGCGTGCCCGGGTCATCCCGACGTAGCACAGTCGGCGCTCCTCCTCGACCTCGCCAGTTTCGTCCTGCGACCGAAAATGCGGGAACAGCCCTTCCTCCATCCCGGCGATGAACACGACCGGGTACTCCAGCCCCTTGGACGTATGCAGCGTCATCAGGGCGACGCGCCCGCCGCGCTCCCCGACCTGGTCGGCGTCGCTGACCAAGGCCACGCGTTCGAGAAAGTCGGCGAGCCCGCCGTTGTGCTCCTCGGCGTCGAATGCGTCGGCCGCCGACAGCATCTCGGCGACGTTCTGCCGGCGCGTCGCCGCGTCCTGCATCCCGTCGAGGTAGGCGGCGAAGCCCGCGCGCGTGATCACTTCGTCGAGGATCGCCCGCACCTTCATCGTCGGCGCGCGGACCGCCAGCTCATGCATCCAGCCGTAGAGCTCGCCGGCCTGCTTGGCCGCGCGCAGCGCGACGCGCGAGTTGGTTTCCAGCCGCCCTAGCGCCTCGAACAGCGTGATGGCGTCTTGCGCGGCGGTTTCCGCGGCGGCCTCCAGGGTCTTGGCGCCCACGCCGCGCGGCGGTGCCCCCACCATCCGCTCGACGCTTATTGCGTCGGCCGGATTGGCCAGCGCGCGCAGATAGGCGAGCAAATCCTTGACCTCGCGATGCTCGTAAAAGCGCAATCCGCCGACGACGTAATAGGGGACCCGCCGGCGCACCAGCGCCTCTTCGAGCACGCGCGCCTGCGCGTTGACGCGGTAGAAGACCACGATGTCCGAGGGGCTGACACCGCCCTCGGCGCACAGGCGGCCTATTTCGCGTGCGATGAATTCGGCCTCGTCGCGCTCGGTGACGGCGGTCAGGTAGGTGACCGGTTCGCCCGCTTCGTTTTCGGTCCACAGCCGCTTGGCTTTGCGCTCGCGGTTGTTGCGGATGACCGCATCGGCGGCGGCCAGGATCGTCTTGGTCGAGCGGTAGTTCTGTTCGAGCTTGAAGATCCGGGCGTGCGGAAAGTCGCGCTCGAAGTCGAGGATGTTGCGGATGTCAGCGCCGCGCCATCGGTAGATCGACTGGTCTTCGTCGCCGACCACGCACAGATTTCCGGTGCGCGCGGAGAGCGCGCGCACCAGCAGGTACTGCACGCGGTTGGTGTCCTGGTATTCGTCAACCAGCAGATGCTCCGCGCGCCCTTGCCATCTGAGCAGCGCCGCCGGATCGCGCTCGAAGAGTTGATGGACACCAAGCAGCAGGTCGCTGAAGTCCATCGCATTCATCGCGCGCAGCCGCTCCTGGTACAGCCGGTAGATCGCGGCCAGCGCGGCGTCGCGCCCGTCGCCGCCGGCCTCGGCGGTGAACGCCTGGGGCGCGCAGCCTTCGTTCTTGAGCTGCTCGATGCGTGCGCGCGCGGCCTCGGCGGTTGGAGCTCCGGCGATTGCGGCCTCCTCGATCACGCGCCGGAGCACCGCCATCGCATCGCCCTCGTCGAGGATCGAGAAGTTCGGCCGGTAGCCGAGCGCGCCGGCTTCATGGCGCAGGATGCGCGCGCAGGCCGAGTGAAAAGTGCTCACCCACGGCCATCCCGCAGCGCCGCCGAGCAGCGCCGCGATCCGCTCGCGCATCTCGGCCGCCGCCTTGTTGGTGAAGGTCACCGCCAGCGTGTGCGCGGGTGCTGCGCGGCCTTCGGCAATCAGATAGGCGATGCGGTGGGTCAGCACGCGGGTCTTGCCCGAGCCGGCGCCGGCGAGGATCAGGATCGGGCCGTCCGGCGCGAGCACGGCGTCGCGCTGGGCCGGATTGAGATCGTCGAGGTTAATCATGTTTGACGGAACGGCGGCACGGCACGACGATGCGCGCAAGCC encodes:
- a CDS encoding phosphatase PAP2 family protein, with amino-acid sequence MKSRVSPASVRAALAALVLTMIVGSSQPPWAANSGWQGVGDSLVSDFKYVANNLEADGEDIVTAPLDLDAAAALLANPRFYLVLGGAGAAFGGSFALDQTMRRHLHNMSSSTASTLENISYGSVGAATALLYGYGLYAGEARARQYALTAGEGAGIAVLLDIGIKAAFGRLRPSQDHHDHDAFFHGGQTFVSGDVAPLFALACGVSEYYDNRWYVALPAYSLALLDGFGRMGHDAHWFSDVVGAALLGVGTTELFLHLHRRHEEHPWRFRIFPMPQPAVPAAKGVFPVTAAGARRARRDPMPAGLVVAFWW
- a CDS encoding ferredoxin; this translates as MAKLKTSVNKSRCIASGDCVETAPGVFRLDEEGKSEVYNQTGASDGVIVAAARGCPAKAITVVDEETGTQLFPPPKK
- a CDS encoding GNAT family N-acetyltransferase; amino-acid sequence: MAALVSAVGERGEIIANGCDGPGMCWLGAWLDARMVGVAGIETMVDAAVLHSLAVVETMRGRAIGAALVGAARKAAHTRGARRLYAVAGHNAVSYLLRFGFERTASSDMLDELAGTAVAAYFDACPQALARLAVLRLDISRDGVIER
- a CDS encoding arginine deiminase-related protein; translated protein: MPRTILMGDPTFFSVLGGANPHTRNALGLKKSVNPDLARRQWHGLARALIGRGTEVCVIEPHEGLSGLVYPANAGFLYPLSGAPSEAKTFHLAHLLPTRAREREVYRRFLERMGYRCANVAARFEGEADFFPAGRFMLFTYGRIERQRFVPRIGIPPWRRIYGFRSEYAALDELSQIAGERPILALELCREAHYHGDTVLCSFGPQREFLLAYIEGLAPASRERLRAEFSANLIELSQRDAELYAANSFQVDYEGRLYLFMPQGVSEALAARVRERGVEPIMVDVSEFLAKGGGSVKCMILDLGPSEEQPNDPAAVEFRSERSYERLFAD
- a CDS encoding putative quinol monooxygenase, which codes for MSVSLIAKIKAKAGCEGELEAAFRDMIKKVRAAEPGCQAYILHRSNQDPTMFVWFETYADQAAFDAHRKTDHMKEMGARIANLLDGRPQIELLTEIDRK
- a CDS encoding acyl-CoA dehydrogenase family protein, which codes for MIGFELTDEQRDLRRLARQFAEREMIPRAREYDEKEIFPHDVCEAAFRAGLMNLAVPRENGGPGLGILDGCVIIEELNYGCAGMANAVGANELATLPLVVAANTEQKQTYLGRLVKELTFCAFAITEPGAGSDVASMSTTYRREGDAFVLNGTKHFISNGSVADWYVTFATSDKRLRHKGISCFVFPADLPGITRRRMHGKLGQRAADTGEIVYDEVRIPASALVGREGEGFKYAMATFDRSRPEIGAIATGIAQRALDECVRYSQQRQAFGQPIAKFQAIQFMMADMAVAVEAMRLLTYKAAWLVDRGESPNVVSSYAKLFSADACMKVTTDAVQLFGGYGYMNEYPVQKLMRDAKLLQIYEGTSQIQRVVISRHLLKE
- a CDS encoding SDR family oxidoreductase, yielding MPTALVTGASSGLGEQFAYALGREHYDLVLVARREDRLAAVAGHARSLGAGSVHTVRADLAERQAPGAIHGRLKSDGVQVDYLVNNAGFGTTGRFHRLDFTRELEEIDLNVTAVVAMTRLFVPAMVERRRGTIINVASTAAFQATPYMATYGATKAFVLSFSEALAAELAGTGVTVMALCPGPVRTEFQKVANNERARFPSFLWTDARRVVEQAIAAAAGGQSICVAGAFNSALAIASKLAPRGLSARIGRALLRPAAADGD
- a CDS encoding UDP-glucuronic acid decarboxylase family protein yields the protein MRALVTGGAGFLGSHLCERLLRDGHEVICLDNLFSGKRANIQHLKSNPAFEVIRHDVVEPILLEVDRIFHLACPASPVHYQYNPVKTLKTSVMGTINMLGLAKRVRARILLTSTSEVYGDPEQHPQTESYWGHVNPIGVRSCYDEGKRAAECLMMDYHRQNNVDIRIVRIFNTYGPRMAVNDGRVVSNLCVAALRGEDLPIYGDGKQTRSFAYVDDIIEAIVRMMDTEGFIGPVNIGNPDEFTILELASLVIELARSRSRLTFHPAPPDDPTRRRPDISLAKARLGWAPETPLREGLRLTIEHFRKELGLASA